Proteins from a genomic interval of Nocardia sp. BMG51109:
- a CDS encoding alpha/beta hydrolase, which produces MPAVSLPPPVARAVLHPVFRYAMHHRLPWRAQRALLDAGSVLQTLPAGTRVDRQRLGGRPAERITVGGAADRMPGVVLYLHGGGYTVCSPTTHRSLAAHLARDTGRPVHVLDYRLAPEHPFPAALDDAEAAFLELASAGSRPEDIAISGDSAGGGLSLALALRLRDRHGIRPAALGLIAPWADPNQVPDRERDLVINKPWSRACAAAYLGDGDALDTGYAPLLADLRGLPPTYVQVDAGELLHEQCLRLVAILRDAGVSTQFSVTRGLWHVAQLQASLVEPAAAATRELAAFLGESLQAGQTRSIG; this is translated from the coding sequence TGGCGCGGGCGGTCCTGCATCCCGTCTTCCGATACGCGATGCACCATCGGTTGCCGTGGCGGGCTCAACGGGCCCTGCTCGATGCCGGATCGGTGCTGCAGACGCTGCCGGCGGGCACCCGGGTGGACCGGCAGCGGCTCGGTGGCCGCCCGGCCGAGCGCATCACCGTCGGCGGCGCGGCGGATCGGATGCCGGGCGTCGTGCTCTATCTGCACGGCGGCGGCTACACCGTCTGCTCGCCCACCACGCACCGCTCGCTGGCCGCACATCTGGCCCGCGACACCGGCCGCCCGGTGCACGTGCTCGACTACCGGCTGGCCCCGGAACACCCCTTCCCGGCGGCGCTGGACGACGCCGAGGCCGCCTTCCTGGAGCTGGCCTCGGCCGGATCGCGGCCGGAAGATATTGCGATATCCGGTGATTCGGCCGGCGGGGGCCTGTCGCTGGCGCTCGCGCTGCGGCTGCGCGACAGGCACGGAATCCGGCCCGCCGCACTGGGTCTGATCGCGCCGTGGGCCGATCCGAACCAGGTCCCCGACCGCGAGCGGGATCTGGTGATCAACAAGCCGTGGTCGCGCGCCTGCGCGGCGGCGTATCTCGGCGACGGCGACGCCCTGGACACCGGCTACGCGCCGCTCCTGGCCGATCTGCGGGGCCTCCCGCCGACCTACGTGCAGGTCGATGCGGGCGAACTGCTGCACGAGCAGTGCCTGCGCCTCGTCGCGATCCTGCGGGACGCCGGGGTGAGCACGCAGTTCAGCGTGACCCGCGGGCTGTGGCATGTCGCGCAGCTGCAGGCATCGCTCGTCGAACCCGCCGCGGCGGCGACGCGCGAACTGGCCGCGTTCCTCGGCGAATCGCTGCAAGCAGGACAAACGCGGTCCATAGGATAG